The Falco peregrinus isolate bFalPer1 chromosome 1, bFalPer1.pri, whole genome shotgun sequence genome has a window encoding:
- the CLBA1 gene encoding uncharacterized protein CLBA1 has protein sequence MQNLAPVENLTDTDTLHQMSPKDLAAGAGGTSPKERDCNLNERTSNDEIINLEVTQQSLPVMSSKGGCEGFSVSAYSTSEPSGSWGDFEGFKESLEKTKRSSHNLEVLVKSIKTSRVDTDLSSGRCSTSAHHSHSEPSPHSAIQEASSSLKEANHSCEDIFKLSFPEVFVSQSRESVRSLDQVLDTKNEDVWIPELMKNQLCIDSENIWRTLRHFGNTPSLRQPWSKTHCQENLLSVLGIDANQKDFLESQDDIFEESNVKDNEDFRCDGFSINDCKALIQTKLSVSPDSRHGNLFTCNLFLKTTSSNGDMQCITIPRKKHIFPTHNLKMKFFS, from the exons ATGCAGAACCTGGCACCAGTAGAAAATCTTACTGATACCGACACATTGCACCAGATGTCTCCGAAAGACCtagcagctggagcaggtggtACGTCTCCCAAGGAAAGGGACTGTAACTTGAACGAAAGGACAAGTAACGATGAAATCATTAATCTTGAAGTAACGCAGCAAAGCCTCCCTGTAATGAGCAGCAAAGGGGGTTGTGAGGGGTTTTCTGTGAGCGCTTACAGTACCTCAGAACCCAGCGGTTCCTGGGGTGATTTTGAAGGCTTCAAGGAGTCCttagagaaaacaaagagatCCAGTCACAATCTTGAAGTTTTGGTGAAATCAATAAAAACTTCTAGAGTTGATACAGACTTAAGCAGCGGACGTTGTAGCACTTCGGCCCATCACTCTCATTCTGAGCCATCTCCACACAGTGCGATACAGGAGGCTTCGAGCTCTCTAAAGGAG GCAAACCACAGCTGTGAGGATATATTTAAGTTGAGTTTTCCAGAAGTCTTTGTATCACAGTCCAGAGAGAGCGTAAGAAGCTTAGATCAAGTACTTGATacaaaaaatgaagatgtttgGATTCCTGAACTTATGAAGAATCAACTTTG CATTGATTCTGAAAACATATGGAGAACGCTTAGACACTTTGGTAATACCCCCAGCTTAAGACAGCCCTGGAGTAAAACTCATTGCCAAGAAAACCTCTTGAGTGTTCTTGGAATAGATGCAAATCAAAAG GACTTCTTGGAGAGCCAGGATGACATTTTTGAGGAATCGAATGTCAAAGATAATGAGGACTTCAGATGTGATGGCTTCAGTATTAACGACTGCAAAGCACTGATCCAGACCAAG CTTTCTGTATCACCAGATTCCAGACATGGTAATCTTTTCACCTGTAACCTCTTTTTGAAAACAACATCGTCAAATGGAGACATGCAATGTATAACAATCCCAAGGAAGAAGCACATTTTCCCTACACACAacctaaaaatgaaatttttcagtTAA